From Terriglobales bacterium, a single genomic window includes:
- a CDS encoding thioredoxin domain-containing protein, with amino-acid sequence TLKAFADVAGHFGIFAATYGIALTLYSRPHTQVVVIGNDQRADELQRAAISPYSISKSVLRFDPDHVVAENLPPALAQTLPSLPAVKEKNSVAVLCSGFSCQPPVESVRELAASLDGETRKRRAS; translated from the coding sequence CAACTCTCAAAGCCTTCGCCGACGTAGCCGGCCACTTCGGCATCTTCGCCGCAACCTATGGAATCGCTTTGACGCTTTACTCGCGGCCCCACACGCAAGTAGTCGTAATCGGCAACGACCAACGAGCCGACGAGTTGCAGCGGGCCGCAATATCGCCCTACAGCATATCCAAATCGGTACTACGCTTCGATCCCGATCACGTCGTCGCAGAAAATTTGCCGCCGGCACTGGCACAAACGCTTCCGAGCCTGCCGGCAGTGAAGGAGAAGAACAGTGTGGCCGTGCTGTGCTCAGGCTTCAGTTGTCAACCGCCGGTAGAAAGTGTGAGAGAACTAGCAGCCTCGCTTGATGGAGAAACAAGAAAACGACGGGCGAGTTGA